The window AAGCGAAGTGGCGCCTTTCCCGGCCCCGCGGTGTGCGCGCCGGCCACGCGGTCAACGCGTTCGCGGACCAGCTGGTCATCGCCAACCTGACGCCCGAGCAGTTCATCCAGGTCCTGGAAACACTGCACATGCTGGGCGAGTCCGGCGCGGGCATCGAGCTGAGCTCCCTGTCGACGGATGTCCTGGTGGACGTGGTTCGCCGAGCGTCCCGCGACCAGCTGAAGGCCATCGCAGACCACCCGGAGCTGCGTCCGGTGTTCCTGGACGAGGTATTCCGCCGAATGTCCGAGCATTTCTTACCGGAACGTGCCCGCCACGTCGATTTCGTGGTTTCCTGGCGCTTCTCGGACGGCACCGGAGAGGACGGCTACGACCGTTTCCAGACGGTGATCGAGGACGGTCTGTGCGTTTCATCGACCGACCTGTCCCGAACGCCGGACACGACGATCACGCTGTCGGTGGACGACTTCATCCGGATGGCCACGGGCAATGCGGCGGTGGCGGCGATGTTCGTGACGGGGCGGGTGAAGGTGAAGGGTGAGTACGCCCCGGCGGTCCGGTTCTCCAGCTACTTCGACATCCCCAAGCCAAGCACTGACTAGTCTTCGGCGTCCGTTGACACTACCTCCATGACCGGGCTGTAGGCGATCGGCGACCACACTCTCCCGCGCGGGCTATGACGTCGAGCAAAACCCGCCAACGTCGCCGAACGGCAGAAACCCCGACTACCTCATCGACGGCAAGGTCTTCGACAAACTACGCGCCGTCAACCGGCCGTGCACGCAACATCTTCTCCGAGGAATGAAGGCTCTTGCGGACATCGAGCGCGAGTTGTAGGACCGGTCTAACCCTCGATGACGCGACCCTCGATCACCGTCGGCTGGTCGCGGCGAGGCTCTGGCTGTTCCGGAACCACCTCGCTGTCCACCACCATCACCGGCCCCCGGCGTTGGTTGGCGAACCGAACAGCTCGCTTCTCCAACCGGCGAAGCCAAAGCTTGCGCGCCACCGCCCGCGAAGGCGGCAACATCAACAGCAGCCCGATGACGTCACTGACGAACCCAGGGACCAGGATCAACACGCCGCCGAGACCCACCAACATTCCGTCGGTGAGTTCCTTCTCCGCCGGTCGCCCGGCCCGAGCCGTCTCCATGAACGCCCGCATCGCCTTGGCGCCTTCGCGGCGAGCGAGCCAAGAGCCGATGAAGGCGCCGGCCAGCAGGAGGCCCAGCGTGCCGAGCACGCCGACAGCCGAACCCACCGCCCAGATCGCGGCAATCTCGGCGAAGACGTAGAGCAAGAACGCGACAGCCATACCCGGACAACGAACGACCTGTCCGATTTGCTCCCGCGCCCCGGGAGCACCGGCTAGTCTCACCCCTCGTGTCCGACTGGCTCCGCTGGCTTCTCATCGCGTTGTGCCTGGTTCTGGCCCTGTGGGTCGTCTGGCGGGGGCGTCGGCGGAATTCGGCGTTCCCCGGGGTCACCTGGACTCGCCCGGCGCGGAAGGCCGGGCGGCGCGGGATGGTCGTGTCCGTCCTCGGCTGGCTCGTCGTCGCTCTGCTCGTCGCCGGGGCGACCGGGGGTGGCCTGCTCTGGTTCCTCGGCTGGCCCCGGCTGCCCAGT of the Amycolatopsis sp. NBC_01488 genome contains:
- a CDS encoding SCP2 sterol-binding domain-containing protein — its product is MRAGHAVNAFADQLVIANLTPEQFIQVLETLHMLGESGAGIELSSLSTDVLVDVVRRASRDQLKAIADHPELRPVFLDEVFRRMSEHFLPERARHVDFVVSWRFSDGTGEDGYDRFQTVIEDGLCVSSTDLSRTPDTTITLSVDDFIRMATGNAAVAAMFVTGRVKVKGEYAPAVRFSSYFDIPKPSTD
- a CDS encoding FxsA family protein, which translates into the protein MAVAFLLYVFAEIAAIWAVGSAVGVLGTLGLLLAGAFIGSWLARREGAKAMRAFMETARAGRPAEKELTDGMLVGLGGVLILVPGFVSDVIGLLLMLPPSRAVARKLWLRRLEKRAVRFANQRRGPVMVVDSEVVPEQPEPRRDQPTVIEGRVIEG